From Myxocyprinus asiaticus isolate MX2 ecotype Aquarium Trade chromosome 10, UBuf_Myxa_2, whole genome shotgun sequence, the proteins below share one genomic window:
- the LOC127447501 gene encoding probable bifunctional dTTP/UTP pyrophosphatase/methyltransferase protein, producing MLLNPVISKLSGKLVVLASASSRRLEILTNAGLRFEVVPSWFKETLDKSLFKTPYEYAVETAKQKALEVAQRMPCKHLKTPDIVIGADTIVTVDGLILEKPTDKQDAYHMLSRLSGKEHSVFTGVAIVLCHDKNGSDTKNPDYKVVDFYEETKVKFAELSEEMLWEYINSGEPMDKAGGYGIQALGGMLVEYVRGDFLNVVGFPLNHFCKQLGLIFNSPSECPAHKIKREDSRESDESWTLVNNLSKCAANGEVDLQEISNGKDTSRMFMQEQNTIVPDCAKCGRQDVPHSIMDLLDGFKASKTLFTASKLKVFDALSSSDGLTLEEVAGQINASVLGTERLLDAAVSIGILERVKQQDDTNVYRNTEQASRFLVSDSPQSLHGYILHCNDTVWPLFSHLESAVREGTSQHERNFGKKNEDVFQDAYYSKEVKMRFMNAMHNIATVSGKDVATAFDLSPYKTACDIGGCTGAMAYEFTKAHPGLSVIVFDLPQVIEMRRHFQPKQENDRVLFVAGDFFKDDLPKADLYILARILHDWSDEKLDILLSKLSKISMPGCGLLVSEILLDEERKRPSRALLQALSMTEGKQRSTTEYSDLLEKHGFTPKLIKYTDNLLDAMLFVKEDPNDKRTVLACSSESIETAERD from the exons ATGCTGTTAAATCCAGTTATATCCAAACTGAGTGGCAAGCTCGTTGTCCTGGCAAGTGCATCCTCAAGACGCCTGGAGATTTTGACGAATGCT GGTTTACGATTCGAGGTTGTGCCCTCTTGGTTTAAAGAAACCTTGGACAAATCCTTATTTAAAACACCTTATGAATATGCAGTGGAGACTGCCAAACAGAAGGCTTTGGAGGTGGCTCAGCGAATGCCTTGT AAACACTTGAAAACTCCAGATATTGTTATTGGAGCAGACACTATTGTG ACAGTTGATGGTTTGATCTTGGAGAAGCCTACGGATAAACAAGATGCTTACCATATGCTGTCCAG GTTGAGTGGTAAAGAACATAGCGTTTTCACAGGTGTGGCTATTGTGTTATGCCATGACAAGAACG GTTCAGACacaaaaaatccagactacaaaGTGGTAGATTTTTATGAAGAGACAAAAGTCAAGTTTGCTGAGTTATCTGAGGAGATGCTCTGGGAATACATCAACAGTGGAGAGCCCAT GGACAAAGCTGGTGGTTATGGGATCCAAGCGTTGGGTGGCATGTTGGTGGAGTACGTACGAGGAGATTTTCTTAATGTGGTGGGCTTCCCTCTTAACCACTTCTGCAAGCAGTTGGGATTAATTTTCAATAGCCCTTCTGAATGTCCTGCCCACAAGATCAAACGGGAAGATTCAAGAGAATCTGATGAGTCTTGGACTCTAGTCAACAACCTGTCTAAGTGTGCAGCAAATGGAGAGGTTGATCTGCAGGAAATCAGTAATGGTAAAGACACCAGCCGGATGTTTATGCAAGAACAGAATACGATTGTGCCGGATTGTGCTAAGTGTGGCAGACAGGACGTCCCCCACAGTATCATGGACTTACTGGATGGGTTCAAAGCCTCAAAG ACTTTATTCACGGCATCCAAACTGAAGGTCTTTGATGCATTAAGTAGCTCAGATGGTCTGACATTAGAAGAGGTAGCTGGCCAAATCAACGCCTCTGTTTTGGGCACTGAGAGGCTTCTGGATGCTGCTGTCTCCATAGGGATACTTGAAAGGGTTAAACAGCAAGATGATACCAATG TGTACAGAAATACAGAACAGGCCAGTCGGTTCCTGGTATCAGATAGCCCACAGTCTCTGCATGGATATATCCTCCACTGCAATGACACGGTGTGGCCTCTTTTCAGTCATCTAGAGAGTGCGGTCAGGGAGGGTACCAGCCAACATGAGCGCAACTTTGGGAAGAAAAATGAGGATGTGTTTCAG GATGCATACTACAGTAAAGAAGTTAAGATGCGATTCATGAATGCAATGCACAACATCGCAACGGTGTCTGGGAAAGATGTGGCAACAGCATTTGATCTTTCTCCCTATAAAACAGCCTGTGATATTGGAG GTTGTACTGGTGCCATGGCATACGAGTTTACAAAAGCCCACCCTGGACTCTCAGTAATTGTATTTGACTTGCCACAAGTCATTGAGATGAGACGTCACTTTCAACCTAAACAAGAAAATGACAGAGTGTTGTTTGTTGCAG GAGATTTCTTTAAAGATGACCTACCTAAAGCAGACCTGTATATTCTTGCACGGATTCTCCACGACTGGTCTGACGAGAAACTTGATATACTGCTGAGTAAACTGTCCAAAATATCCATGCCAG GCTGTGGGCTTCTGGTGTCTGAGATTCTCCTGGATGAGGAGAGGAAAAGACCGAGCCGGGCCTTGCTCCAGGCCCTCAGTATGACTGAAGGAAAGCAACGGAGCACCACAGAATATAGTGATTTACTGGAGAAGCATGGCTTCACTCCCAAGCTCATCAAATACACAGACAACCTGCTGGATGCTATGCTCTTTGTGAAAGAAGACCCAAATGACAAAAGAACTGTACTAGCCTGTTCTTCAGAATCCATTGAGACCGCAGAACGTGACTGA